Proteins from a genomic interval of Caulobacter rhizosphaerae:
- the obgE gene encoding GTPase ObgE translates to MKFLDQCKIYVRSGNGGGGAVSFRREKYIEYGGPDGGDGGRGGDVWIEAVEGLNTLIDYRYQQHFKAGTGVHGMGRARHGAAGEDVILKVPVGTQVLEEDKETLIADLDTAGMTLRLAKGGNGGWGNLHFKGPVNQAPKYANPGQEGEELWVWLRLKLIADVGLVGLPNAGKSTFLAAASAAKPKIADYPFTTLTPNLGMVDLSTSERFVMADIPGLIEGASEGAGLGTRFLGHVERSAVLIHLVDATQDDIAGAWTTIRGELEAYGDELADKSEILALNKIDALDDETRAAKAAELEAVAGTKPMLVSGVSGEGVTELLRAAYTQVRIRRGDAIEEIEDDEDHVEETPGGWKP, encoded by the coding sequence ATGAAATTCTTGGACCAGTGCAAAATCTATGTCCGCTCCGGCAACGGCGGCGGCGGCGCGGTCTCGTTCCGACGCGAGAAGTACATCGAATACGGCGGTCCCGACGGCGGGGACGGCGGGCGAGGCGGCGACGTGTGGATCGAGGCGGTCGAGGGCCTCAACACCCTGATCGACTACCGCTATCAGCAACACTTCAAGGCCGGGACGGGCGTCCACGGCATGGGTCGGGCGCGCCATGGCGCGGCCGGCGAGGACGTGATCCTGAAGGTCCCCGTCGGCACCCAGGTGCTGGAGGAGGACAAGGAGACCCTGATCGCCGACCTCGACACCGCCGGCATGACCCTGCGCCTGGCCAAGGGCGGCAACGGCGGCTGGGGCAACCTGCACTTCAAGGGCCCGGTCAACCAGGCGCCGAAGTACGCCAATCCCGGCCAGGAGGGCGAGGAGCTGTGGGTCTGGCTGCGGCTGAAGCTGATCGCCGACGTCGGCCTGGTGGGCCTGCCGAACGCCGGCAAGTCGACCTTCCTGGCCGCCGCCAGCGCCGCCAAGCCCAAGATCGCCGATTATCCGTTCACCACCCTGACCCCGAACCTGGGCATGGTGGACCTTTCCACCAGCGAACGCTTCGTGATGGCCGACATCCCTGGCCTGATCGAGGGCGCCAGCGAAGGCGCGGGCCTGGGCACCCGCTTCCTCGGCCACGTCGAACGCTCGGCCGTGCTGATCCACCTGGTCGACGCCACCCAGGACGACATCGCCGGAGCCTGGACCACGATCCGCGGCGAGCTGGAAGCCTATGGCGACGAGCTGGCCGACAAGTCCGAGATCCTGGCCCTCAACAAGATCGACGCCCTGGACGACGAGACCCGCGCGGCCAAGGCCGCCGAGCTTGAGGCCGTGGCCGGCACGAAGCCGATGCTGGTCTCCGGCGTGTCCGGCGAGGGCGTCACCGAACTGCTGCGCGCCGCCTACACCCAGGTGCGCATCCGCCGCGGCGACGCGATCGAGGAGATCGAGGACGACGAGGACCATGTCGAGGAAACCCCCGGGGGCTGGAAGCCTTAG
- a CDS encoding glycosyl hydrolase 115 family protein translates to MLGSITRIVTLLIASLWASAALAAPPSPWILDRPAAGAFPLLAPDVVADLVVSPDDAPVVGLAAQGFADDLAAVSGQTAKVRADGGAPNRAQVWIGTLGRNPAIDRLVADRRLDVRHLKGAWESFVIAVVERPAPGVPRALVIVGSDRRGTAYGVYELSQAIGVSPWRWWADVAPPRRDRLYVAAGTRRFGPPSVKYRGVFLNDEDWGLQPWAAHTFEPETGNIGPKTYAKVFDLLLRLKANTLWPAMHPTTAPFNGDPANARLADRYAIVMGSSHAEPMLRNNVGEWKAPAADYDYARNRGGVLGYWRERVQANGGYENLYTLGMRGIHDSGMVGADSLEGRKALLEKIFADQRRLLTERGLEGAPQVFTPYKEVLDVYRGGLKVPDDVTLVWPDDNFGYIRQFPDATERKRAGGSGVYYHLSYLGAPLSYIWLSTTPPALIQQQMDQAYDLGARRLWVANVGDLKPAEINTELFLALAWDVDGFRKAGWRGFLADWAAREFGAEAGPEVADLMARWHGLNFERKPEHLQWQLPGQKPRMSDLSLEAAAARLAAFDALSARVDAVAARLNPDQQDAFFELVAYPVKAAAAANHRFFDAEAHDRLADAAPLEARRRGALARRADAELAALTERYNAEIAGGKWRGLMAVEPADGQWKSFRLTPPVLPAASLVGAGPEPAAPPPSAKTDPAAPIVIQAESVAAGAGWTRVDGLGRGQGAMQSGAAASSLAYAVTLPPGDWSLSVDLIPTFPLTAGGALRLAVAVDGGAPVEIAVRREPGDAVWAQGVLDGRLGAASGLSLAGGPHRVVLTAREPGVLVDALAFKPR, encoded by the coding sequence TTGCTGGGATCGATCACCCGGATCGTGACGCTCCTGATCGCCAGCCTCTGGGCCTCCGCCGCCTTGGCCGCTCCGCCCTCGCCCTGGATCCTGGACCGTCCCGCGGCCGGCGCCTTTCCGCTGCTGGCGCCCGACGTCGTCGCCGACCTGGTCGTTAGCCCGGACGACGCCCCGGTTGTCGGCCTCGCCGCCCAGGGCTTCGCCGACGACCTCGCCGCCGTGAGCGGGCAGACGGCCAAGGTCCGCGCCGACGGCGGCGCTCCGAATCGCGCCCAGGTCTGGATCGGGACGCTGGGCCGCAACCCCGCCATCGACCGCCTGGTCGCCGACCGCCGCCTCGACGTCCGCCACCTGAAGGGCGCCTGGGAAAGCTTCGTCATCGCCGTGGTGGAGAGGCCCGCGCCGGGCGTGCCCCGCGCCCTGGTCATCGTCGGGTCCGACCGGCGGGGCACGGCCTATGGCGTCTACGAACTGTCCCAGGCGATCGGCGTCTCGCCCTGGCGCTGGTGGGCCGACGTGGCGCCGCCGCGCCGCGACCGGCTGTACGTGGCGGCCGGGACCCGCCGCTTTGGTCCGCCCTCGGTCAAGTATCGCGGCGTCTTCCTCAACGACGAGGACTGGGGCCTGCAGCCCTGGGCCGCCCACACCTTCGAGCCTGAGACCGGCAATATCGGGCCCAAGACCTACGCCAAGGTCTTCGACCTGTTGCTGCGGCTGAAGGCCAACACCCTGTGGCCGGCCATGCACCCGACCACCGCGCCGTTCAACGGCGACCCGGCCAACGCCAGGTTGGCCGACCGTTACGCCATCGTCATGGGCTCGTCCCACGCCGAGCCGATGCTGCGCAACAATGTCGGCGAGTGGAAGGCCCCGGCCGCCGACTATGACTACGCGCGCAATCGCGGTGGCGTGCTGGGCTACTGGCGCGAGCGGGTTCAGGCCAATGGCGGGTACGAAAACCTCTACACTCTGGGCATGCGCGGCATCCACGACAGCGGCATGGTCGGAGCCGACAGTCTGGAGGGCCGCAAGGCGCTGCTGGAAAAGATCTTCGCCGACCAGCGCCGACTGTTGACCGAGCGTGGCCTCGAGGGCGCGCCGCAGGTGTTCACCCCTTACAAGGAGGTGCTGGACGTCTATCGCGGCGGGCTCAAGGTTCCCGACGACGTCACCCTGGTCTGGCCGGACGACAATTTCGGCTACATCCGCCAGTTCCCGGACGCGACCGAGCGGAAGCGGGCCGGCGGCTCGGGCGTCTATTATCACCTGTCCTATCTGGGCGCGCCGCTGTCCTACATCTGGCTGTCGACCACGCCTCCGGCCCTGATCCAGCAGCAGATGGACCAGGCCTACGACCTGGGCGCCCGGCGGCTGTGGGTGGCCAATGTCGGTGACCTCAAGCCGGCCGAGATCAATACGGAGCTGTTCCTGGCCCTGGCCTGGGACGTCGACGGCTTCCGCAAGGCCGGCTGGCGGGGGTTCCTGGCCGATTGGGCGGCGCGGGAGTTCGGGGCCGAGGCCGGGCCGGAGGTCGCCGACCTCATGGCCCGCTGGCACGGCCTGAACTTCGAGCGCAAGCCCGAGCACCTGCAATGGCAGCTGCCCGGCCAAAAGCCGCGAATGAGCGACCTGTCGCTGGAGGCCGCGGCGGCGCGCCTGGCCGCCTTCGACGCCCTGTCCGCCCGGGTCGACGCCGTCGCCGCGCGGCTGAATCCGGACCAGCAGGACGCCTTCTTCGAGCTGGTCGCCTATCCCGTGAAGGCCGCGGCGGCGGCCAACCACCGTTTCTTCGACGCCGAGGCCCACGACCGCCTGGCCGACGCCGCCCCGCTGGAGGCGCGGCGACGCGGAGCCCTGGCCCGTCGGGCCGACGCGGAGCTGGCCGCCCTGACCGAGCGCTACAACGCCGAAATCGCCGGCGGCAAGTGGCGCGGGCTGATGGCCGTGGAGCCGGCCGACGGCCAGTGGAAGTCGTTCCGCCTGACCCCGCCGGTGCTGCCCGCCGCGTCCCTGGTCGGGGCCGGGCCGGAACCGGCCGCACCGCCACCCTCGGCCAAGACCGACCCCGCCGCTCCGATCGTCATCCAGGCCGAGTCCGTCGCGGCCGGCGCCGGCTGGACGCGCGTCGACGGCCTGGGCCGCGGCCAGGGCGCGATGCAGTCGGGCGCGGCGGCTTCGTCCCTGGCCTATGCGGTGACCCTGCCGCCCGGCGACTGGAGCCTGTCGGTCGATCTGATCCCCACCTTCCCGCTGACGGCCGGCGGCGCCCTGCGCCTGGCGGTCGCCGTCGACGGCGGGGCCCCCGTCGAGATCGCCGTCCGGCGCGAACCCGGCGACGCGGTCTGGGCCCAGGGCGTGCTGGACGGGCGTCTGGGCGCCGCCAGCGGCCTGAGCCTGGCCGGCGGTCCCCACCGGGTGGTGCTGACCGCCCGCGAGCCGGGCGTCCTGGTCGACGCCCTGGCCTTCAAGCCCCGCTGA
- a CDS encoding DUF3574 domain-containing protein produces MRTALALLLAGATLLCGCASLAPAACPAGQSHGRTAQLFFGRDIGDQVGVSDADFARFVDEELTPRFPDGLTILDAAGQWRSKAGPIVREPSKVVILALPGRTGGEDRLEAVRAAYKARFSQEAVMIVTQPVCLGF; encoded by the coding sequence ATGCGGACCGCGCTGGCGCTCCTGCTGGCCGGCGCGACGCTGCTCTGCGGCTGCGCCAGCCTGGCGCCGGCGGCCTGCCCGGCCGGCCAGAGTCACGGCCGCACCGCCCAGCTATTCTTCGGCCGCGACATCGGCGACCAGGTCGGCGTGTCGGACGCCGACTTCGCCCGCTTCGTCGACGAGGAGCTGACCCCGCGTTTCCCCGACGGCCTGACCATTTTGGACGCCGCCGGCCAGTGGCGCTCCAAGGCCGGGCCGATCGTCCGCGAGCCGTCGAAGGTGGTGATCCTCGCCTTGCCCGGCCGCACCGGCGGCGAGGACCGGCTGGAGGCGGTGCGGGCGGCGTACAAGGCCCGCTTCTCCCAGGAGGCGGTGATGATCGTCACGCAGCCGGTCTGTCTGGGGTTCTAG
- a CDS encoding CobW family GTP-binding protein translates to MTQTSAQTGKIPVTVLTGYLGAGKTTLLNRILTEEHGKRYAVIVNEFGEVGIDNDLVVGADEEVFEMNNGCVCCTVRGDLIRVLQGLMKRKGGFDAIVVETTGLADPGPVAQTFFVDDDVKARTYLDSVTAVVDAKHILLRLGDSKEAVEQIAFADQIVLNKTDLVSEDDLRHVEARIKRINPLAPIHRAQRSNVPLDAIIGKHSFDLERITELEPEFLNPAHGEDGHVHDEHCGHDHHDHDHHHHGHDHHHHDAKSDIHDDGVKGISLTLNKPVDGQKITTWLNELLARRGPDILRAKGIIDVRGEERRLVFQAVHMILEGDFQRPWTDKDKRYSRMVFIGRDLDEAELRAGFEATAA, encoded by the coding sequence ATGACCCAGACCTCCGCGCAAACCGGCAAGATCCCCGTCACCGTGCTGACCGGCTATCTCGGCGCCGGCAAGACCACCCTGCTCAACCGCATTCTCACCGAGGAGCACGGCAAGCGCTACGCCGTGATCGTCAACGAGTTCGGCGAGGTCGGCATCGACAACGACCTGGTGGTCGGGGCCGACGAGGAAGTGTTCGAGATGAACAACGGCTGCGTCTGCTGCACGGTGCGCGGCGACCTGATCCGGGTGCTGCAAGGCCTGATGAAAAGGAAGGGCGGTTTCGACGCCATCGTCGTCGAGACCACCGGACTGGCCGATCCGGGGCCGGTGGCCCAGACCTTCTTCGTCGACGACGACGTCAAGGCTCGCACCTATCTGGACTCGGTCACCGCCGTGGTCGACGCCAAGCACATCCTGCTGCGCCTGGGCGACAGCAAGGAGGCCGTCGAGCAGATCGCCTTCGCCGACCAGATCGTGCTGAACAAGACCGATCTGGTCTCGGAAGACGACCTGCGCCATGTCGAGGCCCGCATCAAGCGGATCAACCCGCTGGCCCCGATCCACCGCGCCCAGCGCTCGAACGTCCCGCTGGACGCCATCATCGGCAAGCACAGCTTCGACCTGGAGCGGATCACCGAGCTGGAGCCGGAGTTCCTGAACCCGGCCCATGGCGAGGACGGCCACGTGCACGACGAGCACTGCGGCCACGACCATCACGATCATGACCATCATCATCATGGCCACGACCACCATCACCACGACGCCAAGAGCGACATCCACGACGACGGGGTGAAGGGAATCTCCCTGACGCTGAACAAGCCCGTCGATGGCCAGAAGATCACCACCTGGCTGAACGAGCTGCTGGCCCGTCGCGGCCCCGACATCCTGCGGGCCAAGGGCATCATCGATGTGCGGGGCGAGGAGCGCCGCCTGGTGTTCCAGGCCGTGCACATGATCCTGGAAGGCGACTTCCAGCGCCCGTGGACCGACAAGGACAAGCGCTACAGCCGCATGGTGTTCATCGGCCGCGACCTGGACGAGGCCGAACTGAGAGCGGGGTTCGAGGCGACGGCGGCTTGA
- the rplU gene encoding 50S ribosomal protein L21: MYAVIKTGGKQYRVQAGDLLVVEKLDGEPGAEVAFGEVLMLGEGEAVTVGAPLVEGAVVTGALLETRKGEKVKIFKKIRRQGYRRTRGHRQTESVIRVTSVAGGGKETKWDGAIDLTPKVILNARARGLGDAAVPATIPTAPVKAEAAPAPKKKAAPKKAAAETAPEAEA; the protein is encoded by the coding sequence ATGTACGCGGTGATCAAAACCGGCGGCAAGCAGTACCGGGTCCAAGCCGGCGACCTGCTGGTTGTCGAAAAGCTCGACGGTGAACCGGGCGCGGAAGTCGCTTTCGGCGAAGTCCTGATGCTTGGCGAAGGCGAGGCCGTGACGGTCGGCGCCCCCCTCGTTGAAGGGGCTGTCGTTACCGGCGCCCTGCTCGAAACCCGCAAGGGCGAGAAGGTGAAGATCTTCAAGAAGATCCGTCGCCAGGGCTATCGCCGCACCCGCGGCCACCGCCAGACCGAGTCGGTCATCCGCGTGACCTCGGTCGCCGGCGGCGGCAAGGAAACCAAGTGGGACGGCGCGATCGACCTGACCCCGAAGGTGATCCTGAACGCCCGCGCCCGCGGCCTGGGTGACGCCGCCGTTCCGGCGACGATCCCGACCGCTCCGGTGAAGGCCGAAGCCGCCCCCGCTCCGAAGAAGAAGGCCGCGCCGAAGAAGGCCGCCGCCGAGACCGCTCCGGAAGCCGAAGCCTGA
- the proB gene encoding glutamate 5-kinase: MSVSGEALARARRVVFKVGSALLVDAATGAPDRAWLTAFCADVARLRARGQQVVVVSSGAVALGRRRLGLTGRKSLTLPEKQAAAAAGQSVLMRAWEEALEPHGIGAAQILLTRDDTEVRRRWLNARATAETLIGLNVVPVVNENDTVVTEEIRYGDNDRLAARVAQMVGADLLVLLSDIDGLYTADPRRDPSATHIDRVSEITPEIAGMAEGANASAGVGTGGMATKIAAARIARAAGCATLITLGSRPAPLQAIEDGAPATVIEAGASPAAAYKAWIAGSLAPQGWLTVDAGAAVALASGKSLLCAGVRAVEGPFDKGDAVRVRDETGREVARGLVRYDSADAHRIAGLRSDAIEAELGFTEGPMIHADDLAVGG, encoded by the coding sequence ATGAGCGTTTCGGGGGAGGCGCTCGCCAGGGCTCGGCGCGTGGTGTTCAAGGTCGGCTCCGCCCTGCTGGTCGACGCCGCCACCGGCGCGCCGGACCGCGCCTGGCTGACGGCCTTCTGCGCCGACGTGGCCCGGCTGCGGGCCCGAGGCCAGCAGGTGGTGGTGGTGTCGTCCGGGGCCGTGGCCCTGGGCCGTCGGCGCCTGGGCCTGACGGGACGCAAATCCCTGACCCTGCCTGAGAAGCAGGCCGCCGCCGCCGCCGGCCAGTCGGTGCTGATGCGGGCCTGGGAGGAGGCGCTGGAGCCGCACGGGATCGGCGCCGCCCAGATCCTGCTGACCCGCGACGACACCGAGGTTCGCCGCCGCTGGCTGAACGCCCGCGCCACGGCCGAGACCCTTATCGGCCTGAATGTCGTGCCCGTGGTCAACGAGAACGACACCGTGGTGACCGAGGAGATCCGCTACGGCGACAACGACCGCCTGGCCGCCCGGGTCGCCCAGATGGTCGGCGCCGACCTGCTGGTGCTGCTGTCCGACATCGACGGCCTCTACACCGCCGATCCGCGCCGCGACCCGTCGGCCACCCATATCGACCGCGTTTCCGAGATCACCCCCGAGATCGCCGGCATGGCCGAGGGGGCCAACGCCTCGGCCGGGGTCGGCACCGGCGGGATGGCCACCAAGATCGCCGCCGCCCGCATCGCCCGGGCCGCCGGCTGCGCCACCCTGATCACCCTGGGCTCGCGCCCGGCGCCGCTGCAGGCCATCGAGGACGGGGCCCCGGCCACGGTGATCGAGGCCGGCGCCTCGCCCGCCGCCGCTTACAAGGCCTGGATCGCCGGTTCGCTGGCGCCCCAGGGCTGGCTGACCGTCGACGCCGGCGCGGCCGTCGCCCTGGCCAGCGGCAAGAGCCTGCTCTGCGCCGGGGTCCGCGCTGTGGAGGGGCCGTTCGACAAGGGCGACGCCGTCCGGGTCCGCGACGAAACCGGCCGCGAAGTGGCCCGGGGCCTGGTCCGCTACGACAGCGCCGACGCCCACCGCATCGCCGGCCTGCGCTCCGACGCCATCGAGGCCGAGCTGGGCTTCACCGAAGGTCCGATGATCCACGCCGACGACCTGGCGGTAGGGGGCTAG
- a CDS encoding GNAT family N-acetyltransferase has translation MCVIEKAPIIQTPRLRLRTPGGQDAPRIAALCDDYAIAKMTTRMPWPYSQGDADGFVARCQVQDPRKDATFVIDHEDEGVVGVLGFFTPPVGHLEVGYWIGRPYWGRGLATEAAHGALAWARQDWRKKLVVAGHFADNPASGQVLIKTGFLYTGVVEHKPSTARGQPVPTRMMVWLA, from the coding sequence ATGTGCGTGATCGAGAAAGCTCCGATCATTCAGACGCCGCGCCTGAGGCTGCGGACTCCTGGCGGCCAGGACGCGCCGCGGATCGCGGCGCTGTGCGACGACTATGCGATCGCCAAGATGACCACCCGCATGCCGTGGCCCTACAGCCAGGGCGACGCCGACGGCTTCGTGGCCCGCTGCCAGGTCCAGGACCCGCGCAAGGACGCCACCTTCGTGATCGACCACGAAGACGAGGGCGTGGTCGGGGTGCTGGGCTTCTTCACCCCGCCGGTCGGCCACCTGGAGGTGGGCTACTGGATCGGCCGGCCCTACTGGGGCCGCGGCCTGGCGACCGAGGCCGCCCACGGCGCCCTGGCCTGGGCCCGGCAGGACTGGCGCAAGAAGCTGGTCGTCGCCGGCCACTTCGCCGACAACCCCGCCTCGGGCCAGGTGCTGATCAAGACCGGCTTCCTGTACACGGGCGTCGTGGAGCATAAGCCGTCGACGGCCCGGGGCCAGCCCGTGCCGACGCGGATGATGGTCTGGCTGGCGTGA
- a CDS encoding WD40 repeat domain-containing protein — protein sequence MIYSFDAYVTAALFDRAGRAAFALGDGTVRFESEGGFVTVEAHAGAILAAAVHPSGRGIVTGGDDGKVVWSRVERDEVAATLVAEVKGRWIEHVAASAASGLIAFTAGKEVHVRDSADPTFLRVFPHERTVSGLAFDPKGRRLATAGYGGVSLWWAKIEGQKPQVMRWAGSHIAAVFSPDGKFLVSSMQENQLHGWRLSDSKDMRMGGYPAKIKSLAFFDKGNLMVTAGANGAVVWPFAGANGPMGKEAAEIGFSRDSMVVRVAGVEALPVAIAGQDNGKIWGAHMRSGRIETLKAEKGAAISALSVSADGGRLVWGDEDGEAGIIAIPAMETRF from the coding sequence ATGATCTATTCCTTCGACGCCTATGTCACCGCCGCCCTGTTCGACCGCGCCGGCCGCGCCGCCTTCGCCCTGGGCGACGGCACGGTCCGATTCGAATCCGAAGGCGGTTTCGTCACAGTGGAAGCCCATGCCGGCGCCATCCTGGCCGCCGCGGTCCACCCGTCGGGCCGGGGGATCGTCACCGGCGGCGACGACGGCAAGGTCGTCTGGAGCCGGGTCGAGCGCGACGAGGTGGCCGCCACCCTGGTGGCCGAGGTCAAGGGCCGCTGGATCGAGCACGTGGCCGCCAGCGCCGCCTCGGGCCTGATCGCCTTCACCGCCGGCAAGGAGGTCCACGTCCGCGACTCGGCCGATCCGACGTTCCTGCGCGTCTTCCCGCACGAGCGGACCGTCTCAGGCCTAGCCTTCGACCCGAAGGGCCGGCGCCTGGCCACGGCCGGCTATGGCGGCGTCTCGCTGTGGTGGGCCAAGATCGAGGGCCAGAAGCCGCAGGTGATGAGGTGGGCCGGCAGCCACATCGCCGCGGTGTTCAGCCCCGACGGCAAGTTCCTGGTCTCGTCGATGCAGGAGAACCAACTGCACGGCTGGCGCCTGTCGGACAGCAAGGACATGCGGATGGGCGGCTATCCGGCCAAGATCAAGAGCCTGGCCTTCTTCGACAAGGGCAACCTGATGGTCACGGCCGGCGCCAACGGCGCGGTGGTCTGGCCGTTCGCCGGCGCCAACGGCCCGATGGGCAAGGAAGCCGCCGAGATCGGCTTCTCGCGCGATTCGATGGTGGTGCGGGTGGCTGGGGTCGAGGCCCTGCCCGTGGCCATCGCCGGCCAGGACAACGGCAAGATCTGGGGCGCCCACATGCGCTCGGGCCGCATCGAGACCCTGAAGGCCGAGAAGGGCGCGGCGATCAGCGCCCTGTCGGTCTCGGCCGACGGCGGCCGCCTGGTCTGGGGCGACGAGGACGGCGAGGCGGGAATCATCGCGATCCCGGCGATGGAGACGCGGTTCTAG
- a CDS encoding biopolymer transporter ExbD, protein MAAKLAGGGGGRYSLGQNSEINVTPFVDILLVLLIIFMVAVPMATVAIKVDLPPATPPPPNAPKPKEPVFISIQKSGALYVAEKQTSLDNLQFDLDAKFTATGQAGPKDDQRVMVRADADVTYADFMGVLNALQTAGWYKVGLINEDIH, encoded by the coding sequence ATGGCGGCTAAACTTGCTGGCGGTGGGGGCGGTCGTTATTCGCTCGGCCAGAACTCCGAAATCAACGTCACGCCCTTCGTCGACATCCTGCTGGTGCTGCTGATCATCTTCATGGTCGCCGTGCCGATGGCGACCGTGGCGATCAAGGTCGACCTGCCCCCCGCGACCCCGCCGCCGCCGAACGCTCCGAAGCCGAAGGAGCCGGTGTTCATCTCGATCCAGAAGTCGGGCGCGCTGTACGTCGCTGAAAAGCAGACCAGCCTCGACAACCTGCAATTCGACCTGGACGCCAAGTTCACGGCCACCGGCCAAGCCGGCCCGAAGGACGACCAGCGCGTCATGGTCCGCGCCGACGCCGACGTGACCTACGCCGACTTCATGGGCGTGCTGAACGCCCTGCAGACCGCCGGCTGGTACAAGGTCGGCCTGATCAACGAAGACATCCACTAG
- a CDS encoding ExbD/TolR family protein, protein MAAKLAGGGGGAYAIRQNADINVTPFVDILLVLLIIFMVAVPMATTSIKLDMPPARDTAIPPKPPVLITIQNSGALYLAGRPTSLGTLAQDLSASFAASGQQGPRKDQRLMVSAQADVPYEALMGVIDRVHTEGWTQIGIVNEDLH, encoded by the coding sequence ATGGCGGCGAAACTCGCGGGCGGCGGCGGCGGAGCCTATGCGATCCGGCAGAACGCGGACATCAATGTCACGCCGTTCGTCGACATCCTGCTGGTGCTGCTGATCATCTTCATGGTCGCCGTGCCGATGGCGACGACCTCCATCAAGCTGGACATGCCGCCGGCCAGGGACACCGCCATCCCGCCCAAGCCGCCCGTTCTGATCACCATCCAGAACTCCGGCGCCCTCTATCTGGCGGGGCGGCCCACCAGCCTGGGGACCCTGGCCCAGGACCTGAGCGCCAGCTTCGCCGCGAGCGGCCAACAGGGCCCGCGCAAGGATCAGCGCCTGATGGTCAGCGCCCAGGCGGACGTGCCCTACGAGGCGCTGATGGGGGTGATCGACCGGGTCCACACCGAAGGCTGGACCCAGATCGGGATCGTCAACGAGGACCTGCATTAA
- the rpmA gene encoding 50S ribosomal protein L27 — protein MAHKKSGGSSSNGRDSAGRRLGVKKFGGQKVAAGNIIIRQRGTKFYPGANVGMGKDHTLFALIEGAVGFVTKRNNRTYVNVAAPAQAAE, from the coding sequence ATGGCTCACAAGAAATCTGGCGGTTCGTCCAGCAACGGCCGCGACTCGGCCGGTCGCCGCCTTGGCGTGAAGAAGTTCGGTGGCCAGAAGGTCGCCGCCGGCAACATCATCATCCGTCAACGCGGCACCAAGTTCTACCCGGGCGCCAATGTCGGGATGGGCAAGGACCACACCCTGTTCGCCCTCATCGAGGGCGCGGTGGGCTTTGTCACCAAGCGCAACAACCGTACCTACGTGAACGTAGCTGCTCCGGCCCAGGCCGCCGAATAG